A region from the Desulfomarina profundi genome encodes:
- a CDS encoding Fur family transcriptional regulator yields the protein MAKEMDMSITSDGQFDHLKRICNEAGIKLTHQRLEIFKEMVAAKDHPSAEAIHRRLQKKLPTIALDTVYRTLTTFDELGILRKLRLTGERTLFDANLDRHHHFFCTRCKKIEDVYWPEFDNSSLPEGIGSIGKIRARHLELHGLCKKCLAEGNE from the coding sequence ATGGCAAAAGAAATGGATATGTCCATAACTTCCGACGGACAATTTGATCATCTGAAACGGATCTGCAATGAAGCGGGGATCAAGCTGACTCACCAGCGTCTAGAAATTTTCAAGGAAATGGTGGCCGCCAAAGATCACCCCTCCGCGGAAGCGATTCACAGACGTCTGCAAAAGAAACTGCCGACCATCGCCCTGGACACGGTCTACCGGACCCTGACCACTTTTGATGAACTCGGTATCCTCAGGAAACTGAGATTGACAGGTGAACGCACACTTTTTGATGCCAACCTGGATCGACATCACCATTTTTTCTGCACCCGCTGCAAAAAAATTGAGGATGTCTACTGGCCTGAATTTGACAATTCATCCCTTCCGGAAGGGATTGGTTCCATCGGCAAAATCAGAGCCCGCCATCTGGAGCTCCATGGCTTGTGCAAAAAATGTCTGGCAGAAGGTAATGAGTGA
- a CDS encoding autotransporter outer membrane beta-barrel domain-containing protein — protein MALDGGFSQVIDYGKWGVFLTAAYGTGDKDATSREPGFDFDSWSLVSGVDYRINDALVMGVALSYGVTDSTIDNGRGDVEQDAFGVSVYGTYYLKEFYLDFIAGYATSDYDTVRNMRYNVAAKTGGTTTVNHVFDGNTDADDFTVSLGTGYTLTYGGFSVTPFGQVKYLDSSIDGYTESLRGSSTAPGFGLVLQVDDQDIKSLATNLGVHLVRAINTSKAVLTPYVRVDWEHEYENDSRNINARFAVVDSAYDSLNRIVIPTDDPDRDFINFGTGLSAVFPGGIQAFIDYSTILALDDISLHMVSAGVRFEF, from the coding sequence ATGGCTCTGGATGGTGGATTCAGCCAGGTCATTGATTATGGGAAGTGGGGAGTTTTCCTTACGGCCGCATACGGAACCGGGGATAAGGATGCAACTTCCAGAGAACCCGGATTTGATTTCGATTCCTGGAGCCTTGTTTCCGGCGTTGATTACCGTATAAATGATGCCCTGGTGATGGGGGTTGCTCTCAGTTACGGGGTGACCGATTCCACAATTGACAATGGCAGAGGAGATGTGGAGCAGGACGCTTTCGGGGTTTCCGTGTACGGAACATACTATTTAAAAGAGTTCTACCTGGATTTCATTGCCGGGTACGCGACCAGTGATTATGACACGGTCAGAAATATGCGGTATAATGTTGCCGCAAAAACCGGTGGCACGACAACAGTCAACCATGTTTTTGATGGAAATACCGATGCCGATGATTTTACTGTCAGTCTCGGTACGGGGTATACCCTCACTTATGGCGGATTCAGCGTTACCCCATTTGGTCAGGTCAAGTACCTTGATTCCTCAATCGACGGTTATACTGAAAGTCTCAGGGGGAGCAGTACCGCACCTGGCTTCGGTCTTGTTCTCCAGGTGGATGATCAGGACATCAAGTCCCTGGCAACAAATCTTGGAGTACATCTGGTTCGGGCCATTAACACATCAAAAGCTGTCCTGACTCCGTATGTTCGTGTGGACTGGGAACATGAATATGAAAACGATTCGCGTAATATCAATGCCCGCTTTGCGGTTGTCGACAGTGCCTATGATTCATTGAACAGAATTGTCATTCCAACGGATGATCCTGATCGTGATTTTATTAATTTCGGCACCGGGTTGTCGGCAGTCTTTCCGGGAGGAATTCAGGCTTTTATTGATTATTCCACAATTCTTGCACTTGATGATATAAGTCTGCATATGGTTTCCGCCGGGGTGAGGTTCGAGTTTTAA
- the rbr gene encoding rubrerythrin, translating to MSKTVENLKAAFAGESQARNMYTFFAKVARKEGYHYIAKIFEESAANEEQHAKDHFKLLNGIGDTIANLQEAINGENYETTEMYPTFAKEAEEEGNSEAASLFRQIARIEAHHRDRYQQCLDMVKAGTVFKRDEPIRWKCSKCGFTFDGQEAPPKCPSCKHARDYFEPANMDIP from the coding sequence ATGAGTAAAACAGTTGAAAACCTCAAAGCCGCCTTTGCTGGAGAATCCCAGGCAAGAAATATGTACACCTTCTTCGCCAAGGTGGCCCGAAAGGAAGGTTATCATTATATTGCAAAAATTTTTGAAGAAAGCGCAGCCAACGAAGAACAGCATGCCAAAGATCATTTCAAACTGCTCAATGGAATAGGAGATACAATTGCCAATCTGCAGGAGGCCATTAATGGTGAAAATTACGAGACTACGGAAATGTACCCGACCTTCGCAAAAGAAGCAGAGGAAGAAGGAAACAGTGAGGCTGCCAGTCTCTTCAGGCAGATAGCCAGGATTGAGGCCCACCATCGCGACCGCTACCAGCAATGCCTGGACATGGTAAAAGCAGGCACTGTATTCAAAAGGGATGAACCAATCCGATGGAAATGCTCAAAGTGCGGTTTTACCTTCGATGGCCAGGAAGCCCCACCAAAATGCCCATCATGCAAGCACGCCAGGGATTACTTTGAACCGGCCAATATGGATATTCCATAG
- a CDS encoding HD domain-containing protein — protein MNIPVPSVGQCLEFMERYRMLDNIRAHSLQVAKVALVLTDGLREAGRALPLPEKDIVLAGALLHDIAKTRCLKRKCRHDLEGEAICTELGYREIGRIVREHVILENFSVEHYLKGIFQPREIVYYADKRVRHDEIVSLNSRLAYIIERYGNGDPEREKYIRRNFNQCRELEHYLFVFLDFTPNGVEKRVRKRDFDFF, from the coding sequence ATGAACATTCCTGTTCCATCCGTTGGCCAGTGCCTTGAGTTCATGGAACGCTACCGGATGCTTGACAATATCCGTGCCCATTCCCTCCAGGTGGCAAAAGTGGCCCTGGTATTGACGGATGGGCTTCGTGAAGCCGGTAGAGCACTCCCCCTGCCTGAAAAAGATATTGTCCTTGCCGGAGCACTGCTCCATGACATTGCAAAGACGCGGTGCTTGAAAAGAAAATGCCGTCACGACCTTGAGGGAGAGGCAATCTGTACCGAACTGGGGTATCGCGAAATTGGCCGTATTGTCAGGGAACATGTCATTCTCGAAAATTTTTCGGTAGAGCACTATTTAAAAGGTATCTTTCAGCCCCGGGAAATCGTTTACTACGCCGACAAAAGAGTGCGCCATGATGAGATCGTTTCCCTGAACAGTCGCCTGGCCTATATTATCGAACGCTACGGCAACGGAGATCCCGAAAGAGAAAAATACATCCGCAGAAATTTCAACCAGTGCCGGGAACTTGAACACTACCTCTTTGTCTTCCTTGACTTCACTCCCAATGGGGTTGAAAAACGTGTGCGAAAAAGAGATTTTGACTTTTTCTGA
- the hemE gene encoding uroporphyrinogen decarboxylase: MNDTFLKACRGEKTDYTPIWMMRQAGRYLPEYQKVRGNVTFLELCKSPELCVEVTLQPIDILNMDAAILFSDILILMEAMGATLEFHEGRGPVFPKTYRNRQEIEKLILPDPDEATGFVMETIRLLRGELKVPLIGFAGAPFTCATYLIEGGSSKVFWETKKMMFTRPDDFHLLMEKITDATVLYLQAQARAGAQALQIFDSWAGILAPCDFAVFALPYVQKIIQELQQFDIPIIYFANNGATLLDLSVSSGADVIGLDWRINIGDAIRRVGRKAVQGNIDPFALLLPKQELKARIARLLDDAKNAHGHIFNLGHGIHQFTPPEQAKLAVDLVHELSSR; encoded by the coding sequence ATGAACGACACTTTTCTAAAGGCGTGCCGTGGCGAAAAAACCGACTATACACCCATCTGGATGATGCGGCAGGCAGGCCGCTACCTGCCGGAATATCAGAAAGTCCGTGGGAATGTCACCTTTCTTGAACTGTGCAAATCTCCTGAGCTCTGTGTTGAGGTCACCCTGCAGCCCATTGATATCCTCAATATGGATGCAGCCATTCTCTTTTCGGATATCCTGATCCTCATGGAGGCCATGGGAGCGACCCTGGAATTCCACGAGGGCCGGGGCCCGGTTTTCCCAAAAACCTATCGAAACCGACAGGAAATAGAGAAGCTCATCCTCCCCGATCCCGACGAAGCCACTGGTTTTGTCATGGAAACCATTCGCCTGCTCAGGGGAGAATTGAAGGTTCCCCTGATCGGTTTTGCAGGCGCACCTTTTACCTGTGCCACGTACCTTATTGAAGGGGGTTCCTCCAAAGTATTCTGGGAAACAAAAAAAATGATGTTCACCCGGCCCGATGATTTTCATCTGCTGATGGAAAAAATCACCGATGCCACCGTCCTCTATCTCCAGGCTCAGGCCAGGGCCGGGGCACAGGCGCTGCAGATCTTTGATTCCTGGGCCGGGATCCTCGCCCCCTGCGATTTTGCCGTCTTTGCTCTGCCTTATGTTCAGAAGATCATACAGGAATTGCAGCAGTTTGATATACCCATCATCTATTTCGCCAACAATGGAGCAACTCTTCTTGATCTTTCAGTCAGCTCAGGGGCCGATGTTATCGGTCTTGACTGGCGAATCAACATTGGTGACGCCATCCGCCGGGTCGGTAGGAAAGCTGTCCAGGGAAATATCGATCCCTTTGCTCTGCTGCTGCCGAAGCAGGAACTGAAAGCGCGTATTGCCAGGCTGCTGGACGACGCAAAAAACGCCCATGGCCATATCTTCAACCTGGGTCACGGTATCCACCAGTTTACTCCACCGGAGCAGGCAAAACTGGCCGTTGATCTTGTCCATGAACTGAGCAGCAGGTAG
- a CDS encoding catalase, giving the protein MGTNKEHKKNENKKLTTNGGAPVADNQNVMTAGPRGPQLLQDVWFLEKLAHFDREVIPERRMHAKGSGAYGVFTVTHDITRYTKAAIFSKIGKKTELFARFSTVAGERGAADAERDIRGFALKFYTEQGNWDLVGNNTPVFFLRDPLKFPDLNHAVKRDPRTNMRSAKNNWDFWTLLPEALHQITITMSDRGIPYSYRHMHGFGSHTFSFINGKNERFWVKFHFVSQQGIKNLTDDEAEALIGRDRESHQQDLYDNIDMGNFPKWKLFVQIMPEKEAATCPYNPFDLTKVWLKKDYPLIEVGVLELNRNPENYFAEVEQSAFNPANVVPGIGFSPDKMLQGRLFSYGDAQRYRLGVNHHLIPVNAPRCPFHSYHRDGAMRVDGNHGSRPGYEPNSHDEWQQQPDFAEPPLGLDGPAGHWDHREDDDYFTQPGLLFRLMSPEQQQVLFENTARAMGDIPESIKIRHIKNCLQADPAYGKGVADALSISLDGLTLG; this is encoded by the coding sequence ATGGGCACCAACAAAGAACACAAGAAAAATGAAAACAAAAAACTTACAACTAACGGTGGCGCACCAGTCGCCGATAACCAGAATGTGATGACTGCGGGGCCCCGTGGCCCTCAACTTCTGCAAGATGTCTGGTTTCTCGAGAAGCTGGCTCACTTTGACCGGGAGGTGATCCCCGAGAGGAGAATGCATGCCAAAGGCTCAGGAGCGTATGGTGTTTTTACCGTCACTCACGATATTACCCGCTACACAAAAGCTGCGATTTTCTCGAAAATCGGCAAAAAAACAGAACTTTTTGCCCGTTTTTCAACTGTTGCCGGTGAACGGGGAGCAGCAGACGCAGAACGCGATATCAGAGGCTTTGCCCTTAAATTTTATACGGAACAAGGCAACTGGGACCTGGTGGGAAATAATACACCTGTCTTCTTCCTGCGGGACCCTTTGAAATTCCCCGACCTCAACCATGCGGTGAAACGTGATCCCCGCACCAACATGCGCAGTGCGAAAAACAACTGGGATTTCTGGACTCTGCTGCCCGAGGCCCTGCACCAGATCACCATCACCATGAGTGACAGGGGCATTCCTTATTCCTATCGCCATATGCACGGTTTCGGCAGCCATACCTTCAGTTTTATAAACGGAAAAAATGAAAGGTTCTGGGTGAAATTTCATTTTGTCAGCCAGCAGGGAATTAAAAACCTTACCGACGACGAAGCGGAAGCGCTCATCGGCAGAGACAGGGAGAGCCACCAGCAGGACCTATATGACAATATCGACATGGGTAATTTCCCGAAATGGAAGCTCTTTGTACAAATCATGCCCGAAAAAGAGGCAGCCACCTGTCCTTACAACCCCTTTGACCTGACCAAGGTCTGGCTGAAAAAGGACTATCCACTGATCGAAGTGGGAGTTCTGGAACTCAACCGCAACCCGGAAAACTATTTTGCCGAGGTGGAACAATCCGCCTTCAATCCAGCCAATGTGGTCCCGGGAATTGGTTTTTCCCCGGACAAGATGCTCCAGGGCCGCCTCTTTTCCTATGGTGATGCCCAGCGATACCGACTGGGTGTCAATCACCACCTGATTCCGGTGAACGCACCCCGCTGCCCATTTCACAGCTACCACCGTGATGGTGCCATGCGGGTAGACGGGAACCACGGCAGCAGACCCGGATATGAACCAAACAGTCATGACGAATGGCAACAGCAACCGGATTTCGCGGAGCCTCCCCTTGGTCTGGATGGCCCAGCAGGTCACTGGGACCACAGGGAAGATGATGATTATTTCACCCAGCCTGGTCTTCTTTTCAGACTGATGAGTCCTGAACAACAGCAGGTTCTCTTTGAAAACACGGCCCGAGCCATGGGAGATATCCCGGAATCGATCAAGATCCGGCACATTAAAAACTGTCTCCAGGCGGATCCCGCCTATGGAAAGGGGGTCGCGGATGCGCTATCCATTTCCCTGGATGGACTGACCTTGGGTTAG
- a CDS encoding FAD-dependent oxidoreductase: MKQIDVLVIGGSAAGIVAATTARSFYPDRKVMLIRKEEKVLVPCGIPYMFGTLGGSEKNVVPDQVLSGAGVDLVVGEAVSIDQEKKTCSLADGSVLQFEKLVLATGSTPVQPGWLPGTDLENVFFIPKNKEYLDNQSIEFESCNKVVVIGGGFIGVEMADELVKAGKDVTIVELLPHVLSLAFDEELAMKAEEALRKRGVKIVSGRKVQKIVGDGKVSAVLLDDGETLDADAVILSVGYQPNSELAKNAGLGVNDLGFIRVNEYMRTENPDIFAVGDCAEKFSFITRTPKRTMLASTSCAEARIAGMNLYKLSTVRSFTGTLSIFCTAIGDEAFGAAGVTENLANERGFEVVTGLFEGIDRHPGSLPDTHVQIVKLIASVDSGIILGGEVYGGSSVGELTNLIGFIIQNRMTVDAVLTSQIGTHPLLTAPPTAYPLIKAAESIARKRIG, encoded by the coding sequence ATGAAACAGATTGATGTGCTGGTAATCGGTGGGAGTGCTGCGGGTATTGTTGCAGCAACAACGGCAAGGAGTTTTTATCCGGACAGGAAAGTGATGTTGATCCGAAAAGAGGAAAAGGTTCTTGTTCCCTGCGGGATCCCGTATATGTTCGGTACTCTCGGCGGGAGTGAGAAAAACGTAGTCCCGGATCAGGTTCTGAGCGGTGCCGGGGTTGATCTGGTTGTCGGGGAAGCTGTCTCCATTGATCAGGAGAAAAAAACGTGCAGTCTGGCCGATGGCTCTGTTCTGCAGTTTGAAAAACTTGTGCTGGCAACGGGTTCCACACCGGTACAGCCTGGGTGGCTGCCGGGTACGGATTTGGAAAATGTCTTTTTTATTCCCAAGAACAAGGAGTATCTCGATAACCAGTCGATTGAATTTGAATCGTGTAATAAAGTGGTTGTGATAGGTGGTGGCTTCATCGGTGTGGAAATGGCGGATGAGCTTGTCAAGGCCGGCAAGGATGTAACCATCGTTGAACTGCTTCCCCATGTGCTGAGCCTGGCCTTTGATGAAGAACTGGCCATGAAGGCAGAGGAGGCTTTGCGGAAAAGGGGTGTTAAAATAGTCAGTGGCAGAAAGGTACAGAAAATAGTGGGAGACGGAAAAGTCTCGGCCGTGCTGCTCGATGACGGAGAAACACTGGATGCTGATGCCGTTATTCTTTCTGTTGGTTATCAGCCAAATTCTGAACTGGCGAAAAACGCGGGACTTGGCGTGAATGACCTGGGTTTTATCCGGGTGAATGAATATATGCGCACGGAAAACCCCGATATCTTTGCCGTGGGAGACTGTGCCGAAAAGTTCAGTTTCATTACCAGGACTCCAAAGCGGACCATGCTTGCTTCCACTTCCTGTGCTGAAGCAAGAATTGCCGGGATGAATCTCTACAAACTGTCGACAGTTCGTTCCTTTACCGGGACACTGTCCATCTTCTGTACGGCCATTGGTGATGAAGCTTTTGGTGCAGCCGGTGTGACGGAAAACCTGGCCAATGAGAGAGGGTTTGAGGTTGTGACCGGCCTGTTCGAGGGGATTGACCGTCATCCGGGAAGTTTGCCGGACACCCATGTACAGATTGTCAAACTGATCGCCTCTGTTGATTCCGGCATTATTCTCGGGGGTGAGGTCTATGGAGGGTCATCCGTTGGTGAGCTCACCAATCTTATCGGGTTCATAATTCAGAACAGAATGACGGTTGACGCGGTGCTGACTTCACAGATAGGAACCCATCCCCTGCTGACAGCCCCACCGACAGCCTATCCTCTTATAAAAGCAGCGGAGAGTATTGCCAGAAAACGTATTGGTTGA